The following DNA comes from Nocardioides panzhihuensis.
CGGACCACCGGGGTCGTCGAGCACGAAGCTGTTGACCCGGATGACCAGGTCTGAGTCGTCGATCGCCTGTGCACGCTCGTCGCTGGGCCCCAGCGGAGCATTGCCGAGCACGGCGACCGAGGTGACCGGGGTCCTCCTGGCATACGTTTCCATCAGGTCGCGCAGATAGACGAGGCCTTCAGTGATCGTGACTGCCCTCTCGGCGATCAACGTCACCGGTGTCCCCCTTCCAACGACTCTCGTCGCAGCGTCACCACAGCTCGCTGGGACGCGACAGATGCGTTACCCGTTCCGGAAAATCCTAACGAGCCAGTCGTCCGGCAGTTACCCACCCGAGTACCTGTTTGGGCGTGGGGGCGTTATTTCACGCGCGCCGGATCCAACTGCGGTGACAATGTAGATTCCTCGTCACCATCCGTACATCTGTCTGCCGTTCGCCGGTCAGGCGGACTGAGCCCCGCTCCAGCTGGTGCGCTCGACCTCCAGCTCGGCGCGCACGGCGTCCAGCTCGGACTCCAGCTCGGCGACCCGGATGGCCGCCTCCGCGGCATCCGCTTCGACGGCCTGAAGCCTCGCCTCGAGATGCTCTCCGCGAAGCTCGGCCTGGGCGGCCCGGCGAGCTTCGTCGCCGCGGCGGCGGACCGCCTCAGCTGCGCGCTGGTGAGCAGCGGCCAGGGCTGCCTCGAGCTCCTCGACGGCCTGGACGCGCTCGGCGAGCTTGGCATCCATGTGCTCGCGGAACTCGGCGTTCTCCTCGGCCCGCTTCTCGGACTCGACACGGAAGGCCTGAGCCTGCTCGGCGCGGTCGCGCGCCCAGTCGCGGCGGGTCTGGAGAAGCTCGGAGTGGGTGATCTTGGTTGCGGCTGCGCCACAGGCGAGCCCGAGAACGGCCGCGAGCACGACGACCAGCCACGACCCGGAGGCCACCGCAGCGGTGATCGTGATGGCGGCCAGCGCCAGCAGGGCTACAGCAACCGTCAGGCGTGTGCTGCGCTGACGCCTGCGTGTGACTGGAGTTGCGGATGGGGAAGGCATGCTTCCACGGTACGGCTAGTTTTCATCGGGTTTGCGGACCCGGCACGCGTGTTCGAGGAGTCGAGCGGCGATGACGATCGTGGTCCCGGCGACCGCCGCCACGGCTGAACGCACCAGCCGATCCCCCGCGGCCGTGCTCATGTCGTAGCCCAACCAGCTGATCGCGTAGCCCAGGTAACCGCCGGCGAGGAGCGCTCCGACCAAGGCGCAGGCACGGGCGAGCACCAGCCGGTTGACCGCCTGATGAGCCTCGATCCGCTCACCGCGTACCTGTAGCTGGCGGTGCGTGACCCAGGCGGTGACACCCAACGTGGCCGCGATCAGCAGCAGCAGCATCGGCTGCGCCCAGGTGACGACCGGCGCGACCCCGCGCCAGGCCTCCACCACGGGGTGAGCCAGCCAGCCGCCGACGATCCCGATGACGGCCCACGCCGTGATGGCTCCACCCGACATCGGGCGGAGTCGGCGCTCGTCGTCGGCGGGATCCTTCTCCGGACCCTGGTCGGGGTCCTCGGGTGTCGCGCTCAGGTCCGGCTCAGAGCTCGAGAACGAGGTCGTCGCGCCGAGTGATGCCGCCCTGCCCGGACGTCTCCAGCAGCTCGGCGATCGGACCCACACCCGGCAGATCAGCGTTCGGCTCCAGGTCGAGCCACGGCTTGAGCACGAAGGCCCGCTCGTGTGCGCGCGGATGCGGCAGCGTCAGCGACTCCTCCTCGAGGATCTTGTCGCCAACAGAGACGAGGTCGATGTCGAGCGTGCGCGGCTCGTTGAAGATGCCGCTGCGCGAGCGCCCGTAGGCGTCCTCGATGGTGAGCGCCCGCTCGAGCAGACGCGTCGGCGTGAGAGTGGTGTCGGCGAGGACGATCGCGTTGAGGTAGAGCTCAGCACCCTCGGGGGAGTCGACCGGCTCGGTCTCGTAGACCGGCGAGACGGTGGTCACCCAGACGTCCGGGGTCTCAGCGAGAGTGTTCAACGCGTCCTGCAGATTTGCCAACCGGTCCCCGAGATTGGAGCCCAACGACAGCACCGCCCGTCGAATCGGCCGCATCTCCCCGGTGAGCGTGTCGGCGTCGATGATGTACGGGTTGGGTACCTCTGTCACGTGCTCTGCCTCCGGGTGATCGTCAGGGTGACGTCTTTGAACGTCGCTTCGATAGGCGCCCCCGGTTTGTGAACCGTAACACGTACCCAAAGCGCGCGGATGTCTGCAAGGCAAATGTCCGCGATCCGCTGGGCAAGCGTCTCGATGAGGTCCACCGGGTCGCGCTCAACACTAGTTTTGACCGCCATTGCGAGACTTCCGTAATCGACGGTGTCATGCAAGTCGTCCGTCTCCGCGGCTCTGCGGGAGTCGGTGCCGATGACCAGGTCGATGATGAACTTCTGCCCCTCACGGCGCTCGAAGTCGAAGACTCCGTGGTGGCCGAAGCACTCCAGACCGATGATCTGAATTTCGTCCGCAGGTTCTGCGATGTTCATCGAATGGTCTCCCTCGCTCCGATCGTCTTCAGCTTTGCTGACGCCGCAAGGGCGTCCTTGGCGGCACGTACGTCATGAACACGCGTGGCCCATACGCCGCGTTGCGCAAGGAAGACGGTGATCGCATCGTGGGCGCTCTCCCGCTCGGTCACCGGGCGTGGTGTGCCGTCGGGGGCGGCCAGCAGGCGGCCGAGGAACGCCTTGCGGCTGGCGCCGATGAGCAGCGGGAAGCCGAGCTTGTGGAACTCCTCCACCCCCGCCAGCAGGCGCCAGTTGTCATCGGCCGTCTTGGAGAAGCCGAGCCCGGGATCGATCACGATGTTGTCGTCCAGGATCCCGGCCGACCGCGCCGCCTCGATCCGTTGCTCGAGCTCCTGCTTGACCGTGGCGACCACTCCGTCGGCGTAGACGAGATGGTCCTCGTGCTGCATCTCCGCGCCGTGGGCGCGCCAGTGCATCACGACGTACGTCGCGCCGTGGTCGGCCGCCACCTTCAAGATCTTCGGGTTGGCCAGACCGCCCGAGACGTCGTTGATGATCATGGCCCCGGCCTTCAGCGCGGCCTCGGCGACCTCGGGACGCATGGTGTCGATCGAGAGGGTCGCGCCCTCTTGGGCCAGCGTCTCGATGACCGGCACCACGCGAGCCAGCTCGTCGGCGACCAGTGGCCTGGTCGCCCCCGGCCGGGTCGACTCGCCACCGATGTCGAGCAGGTCTGCGCCTTGTGCCAGGAGCGCGTGCCCGTGAGCCACCGCATCGTCGGTCGCCAAGAACCGCCCACCGTCGCTGAACGAGTCGGGCGTGACGTTGACGATCCCCATGACCTGCACGGTTCGACCCTATCCGGCGTCCTAGGAGGAGCCGACTTGACCATCTGGACCCGCTCAGCAAGGCTGCCCGCCTGCTCATTTGACTTGGAGGCATCGTGCCCAGGATCCTGCTCCGCTCAGCCAGGGACCCCTTCGACGTGATCGAGGCGGCCGACCCGCGTGCGTGGGGCATCGGGTTCTACGGCACGAATGTCGGCAATCTTCTCTTCGCTGACTCCACACACCGGCTCCTCAGCGTGCCTGGAACCGAGATCGTCCCGAACCTCTTCGCCCATGAGCGACGCGCGTTCACCGCCGACGAGGTCGCGGCGACCAACGACGAGTACGACCACTTCGTGGTGCCGCTGGCCAACGCCCTCCGACCGGAGTTCACCCGTCCGCTGACCCGCTTGACCACGTTCATCGAGCAGATCTCGATCCCGACCACCATCGTCGGCATCGGCGCGCAGCTCTCCCTCGAAGAGCTCGACACCGCTCCCGACGACGAGCTCGCAGCTCTTCACCGGCGATTCATGAACAGCGTTCTCGAGCGGTCCGCGAAGGTCGGCGTACGCGGCGAGATCACCGCCGCCTATCTGCGACGGCTCGGATACGGGGACGAGCACGTCGAGATCATCGGTTGTCCGTCGATCTACCTCAACGGCCCCGACGTCAGGGTCCGCGACGAGCGTTCCGCACCGATCGCCACCGATGACCCGGTCGCCGTCTCGATGAGCCCGCTGACCTCGCCCTGGTTCGAGACGTACGTCGATGCCTTCGCCGATCGGCACCCGCGTATGACGTACGTCGGCCAGACCCACCACGACTTCGCGATGCTCCAGTGGGGACGACACCGTCAGCCCGAGATGGGTATCGACCGCGACCACCGGCTCTACTTCGAGGACCGGACGCGGATGTTCCTCGATGCGGGGTCCTGGATGCGGTTCCTGGCAACCCAGAGGTTCGCGTTCGGCACGCGCATCCACGGCAACGTCGCTGCGGTGCTCGCCGGGACCCCCGCCATGGTGATCGCGCACGACTCCCGTGTGCTGGAGCTGTGCGACTACCACGGCCTGCCCTACACGATGCTCGACTCGATCACACCCGAGACCACGGTCGACGAGCTGTACCAGGCAGCCGATTACACCGGCTTCCACAACCGCTTGGCCGAGGGCTGGAAGCGACTCACCGCGTTCCTGGACAATGCCGGTCTGGCGAACGTCGCACAGCCGGGTCAGATGAGCGCTGCGTACGACGACGCACTCGCCGCCCTGGACCCGGCCGCACCTGTCGTCACGCTCCGCGGGTCAGGCGACGACGCTCTCCGGCGCATCGAGGACCGGATCAACGCCCTGAAGATCGCCACCGAGCACGCCGAGAACGCCGCGAAGCGGCGCGAGAAGGAGCTCGCGAAGAAGGTCGCCGCGTCATCGAAGAGCCAGACCAAGCGAATCGCAGCTCTCGAGTCGACCACACGCAAGCAGCAGGCCCGCATCGAACGTCAGGCCAGTCGCCTGGACCGCCAGCGAGCCCTGATCCAGGACCTGCGTACGGACCTCGCTCGTCATCAGGAGCAAGCTGGCCTTCGCAGCTTCCTCCGGCAGCTTCGCCGCCGGCTGCGTCGTTCCGCATAGGAAGTCGCGCAGCAGGCAGTGCGCCCGCGCGATCTCTTGGGGCGCGTCCCGGAAGCTCCTAGGCGCTTCCGGGACGTGCCACTAGCGCGTCCCGCCCCGGATCAGGCTCATCGCCTCGGCCCGGGTGGTCGCGTTGGAGCGCATCGTGCCGCGTACGGCGCTGGTGATGGTGCGCGCACCGGCCTTCTTGACCCCACGCATCGTCATGCACAGATGCTCTGCCTCGATGACCACGATGACGCCACGCGCGTCGAGAAGGTCCATGAGCGCGTCGGCCACCTGAGTGGTGAGTCGCTCCTGGACCTGCGGCCGCTTGGCATAGACGTCGACCAACCGGGCCAGCTTGGACAGGCCGGTGATCTTGCCTGAGGTCGCCGGGATGTAGCCGACGTGGGCGACACCCGTGAACGGGACCAGGTGGTGCTCGCACATCGACCACAGCTCGATGTCGCGGACCAGGACCATCTCGTCGTGGCCGAGATCGAAGGTCGTGGTGAGGACCTCCTCGGGCGTCTGGTGCAGCCCGCGGGTCACCTCCTGGTAGGCCCGGGCGACCCGAGCGGGAGTATCGATCAGCCCCTCGCGGTCGGGATCCTCCCCGATCGCGTAGAGCAGCTCGCGCACGGCCGCTTCGGCCCGCTTCTGGTCGAAGGTCGGAACGTCCGCCACGTCCCGCTCGGGGACGTGGACGGGCGCTACCTCATCGAAGGTCTCAGACATCTGATCGTCTCAGGCGGGCGGGGTGCCCTCGGACGAGCCGGCCTCGGACGGCTTGGCGAGGTCGACACCGTTGGCGGGCTGGTTCCCGGACTGGACACCGGACTGTCGACCGGCGGCACGGATCGCCTTGGCGAGGTTCTCCTTGTCGCGCTCGACGATCCACCGCGGGATCTCGACCGCGGGGCGGTCGGAGGGACGGCGGGTGTCGGAACCGGTCCAAGCCGGACGCGGGTCGCGACGACGCAGCGGCACAAAGATCTCGGCGACCTCGTGCTTGGAGAGGGTCTCCTTCTCGAGGAGCTCCAGGACCAGGCTGTCGAGGACGTCCCGGTTCTCCTCGAGGATGTCGAAGGCCTCTTGATGAGCGGTCGCGAGGAGCTTCTTGGTCTCGTCATCGACGATGGCCGCGACCTCCTCGGAGTAGTTGCGCTGGTGGCCGATGTCGCGGCCCAGGAACGGCTCGCCGTTGGACTCGCCGAGCTTGATCGCTCCGAGGCGCTCGGTCATGCCGAACTGGGTGACCATCGCGCGGGCGAGGTTCGTCGCCTTCTCGATGTCGTTGCCGGCGCCCGTGGTCGGGTCGTGGAAGATGAGCTCCTCCGCGGCGCGACCGCCGAGCATGTAGGAGAGCTTGTTGAGCATCGCCGAGCGCGTCTGGCTGTACTGATCGTCGTCGGGCATCACCAGGTTGTAGCCCAGCGCCTTGCCGCGCGGCAGGATCGTGATCTTCTGGACCACGTCCGGGCCCGGAAGGGCTGCGGCGACCAGCGCGTGGCCACCCTCGTGGTAGGCGGTGATGAGCTTCTCCTGCTCGCTCATCAGGCGGGTGCGCTTCTGCGGGCCGGCGATGACCCGGTCGATGGCCTCGTCCAGCGCCTTGTTGGTGATCAGCTTCTCGTCGCTGCGAGCGGTCAGCAGCGCGGCCTCGTTGAGCACGTTGGCCAGGTCGGCACCGGAGAACCCGGGGGTCCGTCGGGCGACGCCGTCGAGGTCGATGTCGCCGGCCAGCGGCTTGCCGCGGGCGTGGACCTGCAGGATCTTCTCGCGACCGGCGAGGTCGGGAGCGTCCACCTGGATCTGGCGGTCGAAGCGGCCGGGGCGCAGCAGCGCCGGGTCGAGCACGTCGGGACGGTTGGTGGCCGCGATCAGGATCACTCCGCCGCGTACGTCGAAGCCGTCCATCTCCACGAGGAGCTGGTTGAGCGTCTGCTCGCGCTCGTCGTGGCCACCGCCCATGCCGGCGCCGCGGTGACGGCCGACGGCGTCGATCTCGTCGATGAAGACGATGGCGGGAGCGTTCTCCTTCGCCTGCTCGAACAGGTCGCGGACACGGCTCGCACCGACACCGACGAACATCTCGACGAAGTCCGAACCGGAGATCGAGTAGAACGGCACGCCGGCCTCGCCCGCGACGGCACGCGCCAGCAGGGTCTTACCGGTGCCGGGCTGGCCGTAGAGCAGCACGCCCTTGGGGATCTTGGCGCCGACGGCCTGGAACTTCGCCGGCTCCTGCAGGAACTCCTTGATCTCCTGGAGCTCCTCGACCGCCTCGTCAGCACCGGCGACATCGGCGAAGGTCGTCTTCGGCATGTCCTTGGTGATCAGCTTCGCCTTGGACTTGGCGAACTGCATGACCCCGCGACCGCCACCGCCCTGCATCGAGTTCATGATGAACAGGAACAGGATGATGATCAGCGCGAACGGCAGTACGAAGCTCAGGATCGAGCCGAGCACGGAGGGCTTGGCCACCTCGGAGTTGAACTCCTTGAGGTTCTCGCCCTCGGCCTCGGTCTTGCGCACCATCTCGATGAGCGTTTCCTGGTCGCCGTCGACCCACGAGGTCGTGACCTCGGCGCTGCCCTTGCGGGCGTCCTTGACCAGGGTCGCCTTGATCTCCTGGTCGCCGTCGACGAACGTGATCTCCTTGACCTGGTCCTGCTGGATGTACTCAGTCAGCTCGCTGGTGGTGATCTCGTCGCCACCGTTGCGAGGGGCCAGGTACTGCAGCGCCAGGATCACACCGAGCACTGCCAGGATGATCCACAGCCAGGGACCTTTGAATATGCGCTTCACAGGCTTCTTTCAACCGTTACGGGGTCAGACATGCACGCAGGTCCGCGTGCCTGCCATATAGAACGACGGTACACGCCAAATCGTGCCCGCCCCATCTGTGCGGTTCCGCTGTCCGCGTAACAGCACGGCTCCGGAAGGTCAGGAGTAGATGTGCGGAGCGAGGGTCGAGATGTCGCGCAGGTTGCGGTACTTCTCGTTGAAGTCGAGGCCGTAGCCGACCACGAACTCGTCGGGGATGTCCCAACCGACGTACTTCACGTGGACGGGCATGCTGACCGCCTCGGGCTTGCGCAGCAGAGTGGCGATCTCGATGCTCGCCGGGCCGCGGCTGGTCAGGTTCGAGGTCAGCCAGGTCAGGGTCAGGCCGGAGTCGATGATCTCGTCCACGACGAGCACGTGCTTGCCGGTGACGTCGGTGTCGAGGTCCTTCAAGATCCTCACCACGCCGGACGACTTGGTGCCGGAGCCGTAGGAGGAGACGGCCATCCAGTCCATCTCGACGTGGCGGTTCAAGGCGCGGGCGAGGTCGGCCATGATCATCACCGCGCCGCGCAGGACGCCGACGATCAACAGCTCCTCACCCTCGTAGTCCTTCTCGATCCGACGGGCCAGCTCTTCGACCTTCGCCTGGATCTCGTCGTGGGTGAACAGGGTCTTCACGAGGTCATCGCCGACGTACTCGGTGTCCATGTCCGTCACTCTAAGCGCTTGGTGTGAACGGTCCCGATTCGAAGACGATACGACCGTTCGTACGCTTCGCGCGCAGGTGTCCTGGAAGGTCGATCCAACGCTGTCCGCGCCAGCCGGTGACCAGCTCGTCGACGGCCTTGACGTGCTCACGGGTGAGCTCCGTGGGCGGGCTGCCGGCTTCGAGGGCGGCGAGCCGGAGGACCCTGGTGCGGACGGCGGACGGATACCCGGCGAGGGTCTCGACCGGGAGGGCCCCGCCGAGGTCGCGGTGCATCGCCTCGGCGATGTCGTCGATGAAGTCGGCGTCCTCACGGAGCTGCTCGGCGGTGCGGGCCAGCGCGTCGGCCACCCCGGGGCCGAGGTCCTCCTCGAACGTGGGCAGGACGCGATGGCGGATGCGCGCGCGGGTGTAGGCGAAGTCGCGGTTGTGCGGGTCCTGCCAGATGTCGAGGCCCTCGACCCGGCACGCCGTCTCGGTGTCGATCCTGGTGGTCGCCAGCAGCGGACGGCGATAGCGGTCGAAGGCTGCTCTCATCCCGGAGAGGCTGCGCGCGCCCGATCCCCTGGTCAGGCCCAGCAGGACGGTCTCGGCCTGGTCGTCACGGGTGTGGCCGAGCAGGATCATGCTCGCGCCGAGGCGCTCGGCGAGCTGGTCGAGGACCGCGTAGCGAGCCTGTCTTGCCGCGGCCTCGGGGCCGTCGCCGTCGGCCTTCACCTCGACCGTCGCGGTGACCGTCTCGTCGACGCCCATCGCGGCGAGCTGTCCGACGACCTTCGTGGCTTGCGCCCGGCTGCCGTCCTGCATCCCGTGGTCGACGGTCGCGCCGATGAGGTGCAGGCCGAGCTTGTGACCCTCGAAGACGGCCGCAGAGGCCAGCGCCAGCGAGTCCGCTCCCCCGGAGCAGGCCACGATCACCTTCTCCCCCGGCTCGAGCTGCTCGAGCGTGGCACGGACTGGGCGGCGTACAGCTGCGAGGGAGGGATGCAGACTCATGCCGCCGCCTCCGTCGAGGAGAGCGAAGAATACGGAAGCCGCGGCATGCGGTATTGGATTGTCGCTCGCTGACGCTCGCTCATGCCTCAGAGGACCCGGGTCACCCAGGCGTCCGGGTCGACGATCTCGGCCTTCGACGGGAGGTTCTCGGGGCCGACGAAGACGGCGTTGAACTCGTCCATGCCGACCCGGTCGACCACGTGGCGTACGAACTTCGCGCCGTCGCGGTACTGCGCCATCTTGGCCTCCAGGCCGAGCAGGCGGCGCAGGACACGGTCGAGTACGCCGATGCCCTGGCGACGCTTGTTGAACGCCTTGCGGATCGTGGTCACGCTCGGGATCACGCCGGGGCCGACGTCGTCCATGACCACGTCGGCGTGGCCCTCGAGCAGCGACATCATCCCGGTGACCCGGTCGATGATCTCCTTCTGCTCGGGCTTGGCGAACGCGTCCACGATGCTGCCGTTGCCCTTGAGCGCCTCGGTGACCCGCTGGAGCCCGCCGTCGAAGATCGAGGACGGGTCCATCGCCTCAGAGAGGCCCTCGATCTGGGCGAAGAGGTGGTCACGCATCCACGGGCTCGCGGTGAACTGGACGCGGTGGGTCTCCTCGTGGAGGCAGACCCACAGCCGGAAGTCGGTCGGGTCCAGCCCCAGCTCGCGCTCGACGTGGACGACGTTGGGAGCAACCAGCAGCAGTCGGCCGGACGGCTCGAAGAAGGGGTCGAACTGGCCGAGGATCTTCGAGGACATGAACCCGAGCAGACCGCCGACCTCGGCGGCGCTGACCTTGGAGCCCACCGCTTGGGTGATGGCGCCCGGGGCGCGTTTCGCCGTGATCCGGTCGACCACCGGCGAGATCACGGTGGCGAAGGTGTCGGCGTTGGCCTGGATCCAGCCCCGCCTGTCGACCACCAGCACCGGCGCGGTGTCGCGGGGCGCGTCCAGGCCGGTGAAGGCGCGTACGAACTCGGTCGCCTTCGCAGCGTCCGCACGCAGCTCCTCGACGGCCTGCCTGGCCTCGTCGCGCGAGACGATCGGGCCGTCTCCAGCGACCTTCGCGCCCAGACGTACGGCCAGGTCCCAGTCGACCATGGTCGCTCCAGCGGGCCTGGGGTCCTCAGCACGATGGGTCATGCGTACGACCGTAGCCGACCCGCCCTATGCCGAGCATCGACACGTCGCGACCGCCGCCATCGCGTCGTCGAGGGCGTCGCGTACGTCCAGGGTCTCCTCCGGCTTGAACCCGTCGGCCATGAGTACGACGACGAACGGGGTGCCGCGGACGTCGACCGCGACGCCGGACAGCCCGGAGACGCCGCTGAGGGTGCCGGTCTTGGCCCGGACGCGGCCGCGACCAGGCTCGGCGTCGAAGTTGAACCGCCGGGAGAGCGAGCCGATCCAGCCGGCGACCGGGAGGCCGGTCATCGCCGGCGCGAGCTCGGGACGGCCGGAGCTGGCGGCGGTCTGGAGCGCGCTCACCAGGAGCGCCGGCGGGATCCGGTTCTGCCGGGAGAGCCCGGACCCGTCGAGGAGAACCAGGCCGCTGGTGTCGATGCCGAGCTCCTTCAGCGTGGCGGTGATCGCCGCGGTGGAGCCGTCGAAAGTCGGCGCACCGGCCGCCAGCCCGACCTGGCGGGCGAGCACTTCGGCGAGCTGGTTGTCGCTGTACTCCAGGGTGTACTCGACGATCTCGCGCAGGGTGTCGCCGCGGTGCACGGCGAGCTGGGCGCCGGACTTCGTCCCCTTGGCCGGCTTGCCGGCGACCTTCACGCCGTGCTTCGCCAGGGCCTTCTTGAACTGGGCGGCGGCCTGCATGGACGGGTCCTGGCTGTAACCGGTCGCCTGCGAGCCGCCGTGGTCGACCAGCAGCGCGGTGATCCCGCCGACCTCCTCACCCAGGTAGATGCGTCGCCAGGTCGGGCTCACCGCGGGGCCTTCGAAGAGGGTGTCGTCGTAGGCGAGGCGCACCGTCTTGGTCGCGCCGAGCTCCCGGGCCGTCTCGGCGGCGAGGGTGTCGAGGTCGCTGCTGGTGAGGGATGCGTCACCGCCGCCGACGAGGGTGACGGTGGTCCCCTGCAGCGTGGTGCTGGTCTCGAAGCGGCGCTCCGGGCCGTACGCCTCCAGCACCGCCACGCTGGTCAGCACCTTCGTGACGCTGGCCGGGGTCGCCGCCCCCGTGCCGTGGGTGACCAGCGGGGCGCCCTCGAGCGGCGCGATCGCGGCCTTGAGGTGTTTGCCGAGCCGCTTGTCGCGGACCATCTCGCGCATCACCTGCTCCAACGCGACCTGGTCCGGCCTCCCGGGCGCTCGCGTCTGCTCGCCCTCGACCGCCGCGGGGCTCACGGCGGCGATGCTCAGCGGTGCCGGCGGCGGGGTCGGCGCGACGTTGCCGCGGGCGTAGCGCACCCATCCCAGGGCGTACGCAGCTGCCGCAGCTCCCACCAGGAGCGCGAGCACCAGCGGCACCACGACCACCAGTTTCCCGCGGCCCTCCGGCTCTTCGGAGGGCCACTTGGGCTCGCTTTGGGGCTTCACGGATATCCTCCTCGATGCCGGATCTGACGCTGATCGATGTCAGACTGTCCGGCATTCCGTTTTGGGTTCGTCTGGAGGCAGAGAAGTGACGCAGGAGTTCGACGTACTGATCGAGGTCCCCAAGGGATCCCGCAACAAGTACGAGGTGGACCACGAGTCGAACCGGCTTCGACTCGACCGCGTGCTGTTCACCTCCATGATGTACCCCGCAGACTACGGCTACATCGAAGACACCCTCGGTGGGGATGGTGACCCGCTCGACGCGCTGGTCCTGACCCCCTACCCGCTCTTCCCCGGTGTGCTGGTCGAGG
Coding sequences within:
- the dacB gene encoding D-alanyl-D-alanine carboxypeptidase/D-alanyl-D-alanine endopeptidase → MKPQSEPKWPSEEPEGRGKLVVVVPLVLALLVGAAAAAYALGWVRYARGNVAPTPPPAPLSIAAVSPAAVEGEQTRAPGRPDQVALEQVMREMVRDKRLGKHLKAAIAPLEGAPLVTHGTGAATPASVTKVLTSVAVLEAYGPERRFETSTTLQGTTVTLVGGGDASLTSSDLDTLAAETARELGATKTVRLAYDDTLFEGPAVSPTWRRIYLGEEVGGITALLVDHGGSQATGYSQDPSMQAAAQFKKALAKHGVKVAGKPAKGTKSGAQLAVHRGDTLREIVEYTLEYSDNQLAEVLARQVGLAAGAPTFDGSTAAITATLKELGIDTSGLVLLDGSGLSRQNRIPPALLVSALQTAASSGRPELAPAMTGLPVAGWIGSLSRRFNFDAEPGRGRVRAKTGTLSGVSGLSGVAVDVRGTPFVVVLMADGFKPEETLDVRDALDDAMAAVATCRCSA